GTACCACGACAAGCTCTTCGCCAACCAGAAGGCCCTGGATCGCGCCTCGCTGGAGCGCTACGCCGAGGAGCTGAAGCTGGACATGGGCAAGTTCAAGTCGGCCCTGGACTCGAACAAGTTCGACGCGCAGATCACCGCGGACTCCTCCGAGGGGACGCGCGTGGGCGCCAACGGCACCCCGACGTTCTTCATCAACGGCCGCACGCTGGTGGGTGCGCAGCCGGCCGACGCCTTCAAGCGCGTCATCGATGAGGAGCTGAAGAAGGCCGAGGGCGGCTCGGTGGCCAAGGACACCAAGTAGTCCACGGCACGGGCTTCTCTGCCTGTCACGAGGCCGCCGGACCCACGAGGTCCGGCGGCTTCTGTCGTTTTACGCCGGGTTCAAGACGGCGATGGCGTCGATCTCCACCTTGGCACCGCGCGGCAACGCCGCCACCTGCACGGTGACGCGGGCCGGAGGAGCCCCGGTGAAGTAGCGCCCGTACACCTCGTTCACCTTGCTGAAGTCCCCCAGGTCGGTGAGGAAGATGGTGCAGCGCACGACGTGAGAGAAGTCGACCCCGCCCGCGGCCAGCACGGCCTGAAGGTTCTGCATCACGCGCTCTGTTTGCGCGACCACATCCCCCTGGACCAACTCCATCGTCTTCGGGTCCAAGGGAATCTGCCCGGACAGGAAGATCATCTTCCCGGCGTCCACCTGGACCGCCTGCGAGTAGGGACCAATGGCCTGCGGGGCATTGTCGGAGTGAAGCGTCTTGCGCGCCATGACGGAACCTCGGGGTGAAGCGGCCCCGGAGGGCCGCGCTCCTGGCGCGGCTCTAGCATGAATCCCAAGGGCTGGAGCGCCTCAGATGCGCTCGACGGACTGCACGCCCTGGATGCGTTCGATGGAGCGCATCAACTCGGTGAGCTGCTTGAGATCCGAGATGGTGACCTCGAAGGTGTTCACCGCGCGGTCATCTCCCGTGGCCCGGCAGTTGGCCTGGGAGATGTTGACGCCCTTCTTCGAGAAGGTGTTGGTGATGTCCGACAGCATTCCAGGCCGGTCCGCAGTGAGGATGCGCAACGTGACCGGGCGCTTGTACTCACCGCGGATATCCCAAGCGACGTCCACCCTTCGCTCTGGATCCGTGGCCAGTGCCTTCTCGCACTTGTCCGTGTGCACGGTGACGCCGCGCCCCCGGGTGATGAAGCCAACGATGGGGTCTCCTGGCACGGGATTACAACAGCGCCCGAAGCGCACGAGCACATCGTCCACCCCGCCAATCTGCACACCGCTGCGGCTCTGGCGGCCCACCAGCCGCTTGGCGAGATCCGTGACGCGCGACAGCCCGGGCAGCATCGACGAGCCGTTGCCCTCGTGGGAGGCAGGCGCCGCAGGCAACGGCTCCCGATCCTCCGCCACCTTGTCCGGCGCCACGCGTTGGAGGAGCTGTTGCGGCGTCACCTTGCCATAGCCAATGGCCACCAGCAGGTCGTCCTCGACACGGTAGCCGAGCACCTCGGCGGCCTTCTTCAGCTCGCCGTTCTTCAACAGCCTATTGAGGTTGAGCTGGTAGCGCTTGAGCTCCCGCTCGGCCAGCTCGCGGCCCAGTTGCAAGCTCTTGTCGCGCTGCTGCTGCTTGATGAAGTTGCGGATGCGCTGCTGGGCGCGGCTCGTCTTGACGAAGGTCAGCCAGTCCTTCGACGGGTGTGCCTGGGGACTGGTGAGCACCTCCACCATGTCCCCGTTCTTCATCTTGTAGCGCAGCGGGACGATCTTCCCGTTGACCTTGGCGCCCACGCACCGGCCGCCCACGTCCGAGTGGATGGCGTAGGCAAAGTCCACCGGGGTGGCCCCCCGCGGAAGGCTCTTCACGTCTCCCTTGGGCGTGAAGACGAAGACCTCGTCGGTGAAGAGGTCCACCTTCACCGTCTCGAGGAACTCCTTGGGATCCTTGAGGTCCTGCTGCCACTCCATGAGCTGGCGCAGCCAGGCGAACTTCTCATCGTCCTTGGAGATGAGCGCCTTGCCCTCTTTATAGGCCCAGTGCGCCGCGATGCCCTCCTCGGCGACCTTGTTCATGTCCGGGGTGCGGATCTGCACCTCCACGCGCTCGCTCAACGGGCCGATCACCGTGGTGTGCAGCGACTGGTACATGTTCGGCTTGGGGATGGCGATGAAGTCCTTGAAGCGTCCCGGCACCGGCTTCCAGAGCTGGTGCACCAACCCCAGGGCCTCGTAACAGGAGGGCACCGTGGGCATGAGAAGCCGGAAGGCGATGATGTCGTGGATCTGATCGAACTCGATCCCCTGCGCCTTGATCTTCTTGTAGATGCTGTAGACGTGCTTGAAGCGGCCGCTGACCTCACCCTCCAGGTTGCGCTCCTCCAGCTTGGAGCGGACCAGGGTGCTGGTGTCCTCGATGTACTTCTCCCGCTCCTTCTTGCGCCGGTTGAGCTTCTCCAGGAGGGCGAAGTAGTCCTGCGGCTTGACGTAGCGGAAGGACAGGTCCTCCAGCTCGGTCTTGATCCAACTGATGCCCAGGCGGTTGGCCAGCGGGGCATAGATGTCCAGCGTCTCCTGGGCGATCCGGGCCTGCTTCTCCTCGGACATGTGGTCCAGGGTCCGCATGTTGTGGGTGCGGTC
This genomic window from Stigmatella ashevillena contains:
- a CDS encoding RidA family protein, which produces MARKTLHSDNAPQAIGPYSQAVQVDAGKMIFLSGQIPLDPKTMELVQGDVVAQTERVMQNLQAVLAAGGVDFSHVVRCTIFLTDLGDFSKVNEVYGRYFTGAPPARVTVQVAALPRGAKVEIDAIAVLNPA
- a CDS encoding RelA/SpoT family protein, whose amino-acid sequence is MIRLNDILQRVASYHPDPDLDIIKKAYVYSAKVHQGQLRKSGEPYLVHPLEVAGILAELKLDEASIVTGLLHDTIEDTLATAEELTELFGPEVSQLVDGVTKLSKFSASATLSQEEKQAENFRKMIIAMAQDIRVILVKLADRTHNMRTLDHMSEEKQARIAQETLDIYAPLANRLGISWIKTELEDLSFRYVKPQDYFALLEKLNRRKKEREKYIEDTSTLVRSKLEERNLEGEVSGRFKHVYSIYKKIKAQGIEFDQIHDIIAFRLLMPTVPSCYEALGLVHQLWKPVPGRFKDFIAIPKPNMYQSLHTTVIGPLSERVEVQIRTPDMNKVAEEGIAAHWAYKEGKALISKDDEKFAWLRQLMEWQQDLKDPKEFLETVKVDLFTDEVFVFTPKGDVKSLPRGATPVDFAYAIHSDVGGRCVGAKVNGKIVPLRYKMKNGDMVEVLTSPQAHPSKDWLTFVKTSRAQQRIRNFIKQQQRDKSLQLGRELAERELKRYQLNLNRLLKNGELKKAAEVLGYRVEDDLLVAIGYGKVTPQQLLQRVAPDKVAEDREPLPAAPASHEGNGSSMLPGLSRVTDLAKRLVGRQSRSGVQIGGVDDVLVRFGRCCNPVPGDPIVGFITRGRGVTVHTDKCEKALATDPERRVDVAWDIRGEYKRPVTLRILTADRPGMLSDITNTFSKKGVNISQANCRATGDDRAVNTFEVTISDLKQLTELMRSIERIQGVQSVERI